The following proteins come from a genomic window of Maniola jurtina chromosome 15, ilManJurt1.1, whole genome shotgun sequence:
- the LOC123872488 gene encoding uncharacterized protein LOC123872488: MLDGWYCRSIANMQANEGASASNSVRADAPHSHDSQKDYSSDSSSDPEPEPNYKAQYLTLKKKLKYLIYENECFQDALRCSQKRLLKVSRDRSFLLDRLLQYEKHESTTSDSEDTESSDDTTYNHAETVKRKKMDTSAGPQVLSTPSAINKGLNNTMKRKRAVVPKKTPNTNNPHQASGIMMAKASPALGFGLSASDGHMTPEEVERHLQSRQSYLELLPERAPPTVPTEMFSNDPSLDSESNDVLENSPNVDEWFD; this comes from the exons ATGCTTGACGGGTGGTATTGTCGCTCCATAGCGAATATGCAGGCTAATGAAGGAGCAAGCGCCAGTAATAGTGTGAGAGCAGATGCGCCTCACAGCCACGATTCACAGAAAGACTATTCTAGCGACAGTAGCAGCGATCCAGAACCTGAACCTAATTACAAAGCTCAGTATTTAACACTCAAGAAGAAACTTAAGTATCTTATTTAC GAGAATGAATGTTTCCAAGATGCTTTAAGATGTAGTCAAAAAAGGCTGCTAAAGGTTTCTCGCGATCGCAGTTTCCTGTTAGACAGGCTGTTGCAATATGAAAAACATGAAAGCACCACTTCAGATAGTGAAGATACAGAGTCCTCAGATGACACAACTTACAATCATGCTGAGACAGTGAAAAG GAAAAAAATGGACACCAGTGCTGGTCCGCAAGTCTTATCCACACCATCTGCAATCAATAAAGGTCTCAATAATACTATGAAAAGGAAAAGAGCTGTTGTCCCTAAAAAAACACCAAATACTAATAATCCT caTCAAGCTAGTGGCATCATGATGGCGAAGGCATCGCCAGCACTAGGATTTGGACTTTCTGCCAGCGATGGTCACATGACTCCCGAAGAGGTGGAACGCCACTTACAGTCGCGACAATCTTACCTCGAGCTGTTGCCTGAGCGAGCTCCTCCCACTGTACCTACAGAAATGTTTAGCAATGACCCCTCACTTGACAG tgaATCAAATGATGTATTGGAAAATTCCCCAAATGTAGACGAATGGTTTGATTAA